One Brassica oleracea var. oleracea cultivar TO1000 chromosome C7, BOL, whole genome shotgun sequence genomic window carries:
- the LOC106305791 gene encoding transmembrane 9 superfamily member 3, producing MSTPTTLLLFLGALLFSAAGIVRSDASDHRYKEGDSVPLYANKVGPFHNPSETYRYFDLPFCVPEGVKDKKEALGEVLNGDRLVSAPYKLNFRDEKDSETYCKKKLSREEVEQFRRAVEKDYYFQMYYDDLPIWGFIGKVEKEGKSDPTEFKYFLYKHIQFEILYNNDRVIEINARMDPHSLVDVTEDKEVDAEFMYTVKWKETETPFEKRMDKYAMSSSLPHHLEIHWFSIINSCVTVLLLTGFLATILMRVLKNDFMKYAQDEEAADDQEETGWKYIHGDVFRFPKHKSLFAASLGSGTQLFTLTIFIFILSLVGVFYPYNRGALFTALVVIYALTSGIAGYTASSFYCQLEGKNWVRNLLLTGGLFCGPLFLTFCFLNTVAIAYSATAALPFGTIVVIVLIWTLVTSPLLVLGGIAGKNSKAEFQAPVRTTKYPREIPPLPWYRSAIPQMAMAGFLPFSAIYIELYYIFASVWGHRIYTIYSILFIVFIILLIVTAFITVALTYFQLAAEDHEWWWRSFLCGGSTGLFIYAYCLYYYYARSDMSGFMQTSFFFGYMACICYGFFLMLGTVGFRAALLFVRHIYRSIKCE from the exons ATGAGCACACCGACGACTCTGCTCCTCTTCCTCGGAGCTCTCCTCTTCTCCGCCGCCGGAATCGTCAGATCCGATGCCTCCGATCACCGTTACAAGGAAGGCGACTCTGTCCCTCTCTACGCCAACAAGGTCGGCCCATTTCACAATCCCAG TGAGACGTATCGGTACTTCGATCTCCCCTTCTGTGTTCCAG AGGGAGTGAAAGATAAGAAGGAAGCTCTCGGTGAGGTATTGAACGGTGACCGCCTTGTTAGCGCTCCATACAAGCTCAACTTCAGAGACGAGAAAGACTCTGAGACGTACTGCAAAAAGAAGCTCAGCAGAGAAGAAGTCGAGCAGTTCCGAAGAGCTGTTGAGAAAGACTATTACTTTCAGATGTACTACGATGATCTGCCTATCTGGGGATTCATTGGGAAGGTTGAGAAAGAGGGCAAATCTGATCCGACGGAGTTCAAGTACTTCCTTTACAAGCACATCCAGTTTGAGATTCTGTACAACAACGACCGGGTGATTGAAATCAATGCTAGGATGGATCCTCATTCGCTTGTGGATGTTACTGAGGACAAGGAAGTTGATGCGGAGTTTATGTATACTGTGAAGTGGAAGGAGACTGAGACTCCTTTCGAGAAGAGGATGGATAAGTACGCCATGTCTTCTTCTCTTCCGCATCACTTGGAGATTCACTGGTTCTCGATTATCAATTCGTGTGTTACTGTCCTTCTTTTGACTGGTTTCCTTGCGACGATCTTGATGCGGGTCCTCAAGAATGATTTCATGAA GTATGCTCAAGATGAGGAAGCTGCTGATGATCAAGAGGAAACTGGATGGAAGTACATTCATGGAGATGTGTTCCGGTTCCCAAAGCACAAATCTCTCTTTGCTGCATCTCTCGGCAGCGGGACTCAGCTGTTCACTCT GACCATATTCATCTTCATTCTTTCACTTGTTGGAGTGTTCTATCCATACAACCGAGGAGCACTCTTCACAGCTTTGGTCGTTATCTACGCTCTCACCTCTGGAATCGCCGGATACACCGCCTCCTCTTTCTACTGTCAACTCGAAGGAAAGAACTGG GTGAGGAACTTGTTGCTCACTGGAGGTCTCTTCTGTGGCCCGCTCTTCCTCACTTTCTGCTTCCTAAACACCGTGGCAATCGCCTACAGCGCAACCGCAGCTCTTCCCTTTGGAACCATTGTTGTGATCGTCCTCATTTGGACACTAGTGACTTCTCCTTTACTTGTATTGGGTGGTATCGCCGGTAAAAACAGCAAAGCGGAGTTCCAAGCTCCAGTCCGCACCACTAAGTATCCCAGGGAGATCCCGCCACTCCCGTGGTACAGGAGTGCTATACCTCAGATGGCCATGGCTGGTTTCCTTCCTTTCAGTGCCATCTACATCGAGCTATATTACATCTTTGCCAGTGTTTGGGGTCACAGGATCTACACCATTTACAGTATCCTCTTCATCGTCTTCATCATCCTCTTGATCGTTACCGCCTTTATAACCGTTGCCCTTACTTATTTCCAGCTCGCCGCTGAAGATCACGAATGGTGGTGGAG ATCATTCTTGTGTGGTGGATCGACTGGTTTATTCATCTACGCGTACTGCTTATACTATTACTACGCGAGATCAGACATGTCTGGTTTCATGCAAACCTCTTTCTTCTTCGGTTACATGGCTTGTATTTGTTACGGTTTCTTCCTCATGCTCGGAACAGTTGGCTTCCGTGCAGCTCTCCTCTTCGTCCGCCACATTTACAGGTCGATTAAATGCGAGTAG